In one Brassica oleracea var. oleracea cultivar TO1000 chromosome C9, BOL, whole genome shotgun sequence genomic region, the following are encoded:
- the LOC106315227 gene encoding uncharacterized protein LOC106315227 yields MFFFCTIEVDRIYEEVAPKKKGRVLGIGSVNDVPRATSSYGQRRDDEVSQLRDVLETTQHQLSSTQNELASTKSSFTARMTGLENFLDVIAATNPEWEAMFRTMKQQNPIPGEASVQVNEADLSRRSEEFYDAAMQH; encoded by the exons ATGTTTTTTTTTTGCACAATAGAAGTGGATAGAATTTACGAGGAG GTCGCTCCCAAGAAAAAGGGACGTGTGTTGGGGATTGGTTCCGTCAACGATGTTCCGAGAGCGACTTCCTCTTATGGCCAGAGACGGGATGATGAAGTCTCTCAGCTGCGCGACGTGTTGGAGACGACACAACATCAGCTGTCGTCGACACAAAACGAGTTGGCCTCGACAAAATCGTCGTTCACAGCTCGTATGACTGGTCTCGAGAACTTCTTGGACGTCATAGCGGCCACAAATCCGGAATGGGAGGCCATGTTCAGGACCATGAAACAACAAAACCCCATTCCAGGCGAGGCATCCGTGCAAGTCAACGAGGCAGATCTCTCGAGAAGGAGCGAGGAATTCTACGACGCGGCAATGCAGCATTAG